From Veillonella dispar, one genomic window encodes:
- a CDS encoding methionine ABC transporter permease, protein MSEQIINLLITGTLDTLQMTIISTVMAMLLGIPLGVILVVTSKGHILENVALNKVLGAIVNATRSVPFIILMVAIIPFTRMVAGTSIGTTAACVPLTIAAIPFLARLVETSIKDINFGVIEAAQSMGASPLQIIWKVLLPEALPTIIDNVTVLIVNLISYSAMAGAIGGGGLGDIAIRYGYQRFQADIMIATIIILVILVQLVQMIGDAWSKAMNKK, encoded by the coding sequence ATGTCAGAGCAAATCATTAATCTTCTCATAACTGGTACCCTTGATACATTGCAAATGACCATTATTTCTACGGTCATGGCTATGTTACTTGGTATCCCTCTCGGTGTTATTTTGGTAGTAACCTCTAAGGGTCATATCTTAGAAAATGTAGCGCTTAATAAGGTGCTAGGTGCTATCGTCAATGCAACGCGTTCCGTACCATTTATCATTTTGATGGTAGCTATCATTCCATTCACTCGTATGGTGGCAGGCACATCTATTGGTACCACTGCAGCTTGTGTGCCTTTAACAATCGCTGCAATTCCATTCTTAGCACGTCTTGTAGAAACATCTATTAAAGATATTAACTTTGGCGTAATTGAAGCGGCCCAATCCATGGGTGCAAGTCCACTCCAAATCATTTGGAAAGTATTATTACCTGAAGCATTGCCTACGATTATCGATAACGTAACGGTTCTTATCGTTAACCTCATCAGTTACTCTGCAATGGCTGGTGCTATCGGTGGCGGGGGCCTTGGTGATATTGCTATCCGCTATGGTTACCAACGTTTCCAAGCTGATATTATGATTGCTACCATTATCATCTTGGTTATTTTGGTACAATTAGTCCAAATGATAGGCGATGCTTGGTCTAAAGCGATGAATAAGAAGTAG
- a CDS encoding YerC/YecD family TrpR-related protein — MSINEKLRSEQNDELFTAILTLENTEECYAFFEDICTINELKALSQRLQVAKMLRAGDSYEKIVEETGASTATISRVKRCLVYGADGYTLALDRLGAK; from the coding sequence ATGAGTATCAATGAGAAGTTGAGAAGTGAACAAAACGATGAGCTATTCACCGCTATATTAACGCTTGAAAATACTGAGGAGTGCTATGCATTCTTTGAAGATATCTGTACGATTAATGAATTGAAAGCTTTGTCTCAACGCTTACAAGTAGCAAAAATGCTACGTGCCGGTGATAGCTACGAAAAAATTGTAGAAGAAACAGGTGCGAGCACGGCTACTATTAGTCGTGTCAAACGATGCTTAGTCTATGGTGCTGATGGATATACATTAGCTTTAGATCGTCTAGGTGCAAAATAA
- a CDS encoding TSUP family transporter yields MEWLIEVTGLPFDILILVLLAVAGAFAGFVDSIVGGGGLISVPAMLLTNLPPSMALGSNKLSSIFGAGSASITFLRNHMVDFSLVRKLLPFTFIGSMIGTLAVVSLPPLYVKPIIIVLLVCVTLFVVFKKDWGEINRTSAVAGKALYICMAFALGIGVYDGFIGPGTGTFLIMGFIFTGFDFLHASANAKILNFTSNLASLIVFFCLGHVNIKYGLATGVGQIIGAYLGSHLAIAKGSSLVRVVFLSVTTVMLLKLVYDYVSTL; encoded by the coding sequence ATGGAGTGGCTTATTGAGGTAACAGGTTTACCATTTGATATCCTAATTCTCGTTTTGCTCGCTGTAGCAGGTGCTTTTGCCGGCTTTGTAGACTCCATTGTGGGTGGTGGGGGCCTAATCTCTGTTCCTGCTATGCTATTAACGAACCTTCCGCCGAGTATGGCCTTAGGCAGTAATAAGCTGTCTAGTATATTTGGAGCTGGCAGTGCGTCGATTACATTCTTAAGAAATCACATGGTTGATTTTTCTCTAGTTCGTAAATTACTACCTTTTACATTTATAGGATCCATGATTGGTACCTTAGCAGTTGTATCATTGCCACCCTTGTATGTAAAGCCTATTATTATCGTCCTACTCGTTTGTGTCACACTTTTTGTGGTATTTAAAAAGGATTGGGGCGAAATAAACCGTACCTCAGCAGTAGCAGGAAAAGCATTGTATATTTGCATGGCTTTTGCTCTTGGCATTGGTGTTTATGATGGTTTTATTGGCCCTGGTACAGGTACATTTTTGATTATGGGCTTTATTTTTACTGGCTTTGATTTTCTGCATGCTTCTGCGAATGCAAAAATATTGAATTTTACCAGTAATTTAGCATCCTTAATCGTATTTTTCTGCTTAGGTCACGTTAATATTAAGTACGGCTTAGCTACAGGGGTAGGCCAAATTATAGGTGCTTACTTAGGATCTCATTTAGCTATTGCTAAGGGTTCGTCGTTGGTACGTGTTGTATTCTTGTCGGTAACGACAGTTATGTTGTTGAAATTAGTCTATGACTATGTTTCCACATTATAG